The following nucleotide sequence is from Oncorhynchus clarkii lewisi isolate Uvic-CL-2024 chromosome 6, UVic_Ocla_1.0, whole genome shotgun sequence.
GACATTCTACTCCAGTAAAGCAAGGCATTAGGTATATAGAAATGCTCCTTTACTAGAGCAGCTATCCTCACCTGCAAGTTGTTAGGCCGTGAGAAGCCCACAATATATGTGCAAAGAAATGCATTGCGAGGAGccatgcaaaaaaataaaaaaaaataaaaatatgacaCGAGGAAACAATCAAAAGCTACATAAAAGCTTTATAAATACAATAACATTTTAAATCCTTAATGGAGATGTCAATTCGAGCAGTATTGTACTGTGTGATAGATAGCTGGCACTCTAGGCTCAACACTTCTTTAGCCTGATGTTTTTATTTTCTCATAGTGGATCTGCGCAGGTAATTCATGCCCTCTTTGGTTGACTGCAGTACTGAAGAAAAATTCaaacaataaacaacaataaaataaaattccAACAAAGAGTTGTTAGAAAAACAGCATCAACTCTCAACAGCAGACAACTGCGCCTCGATGTCCACTCTGCAGATGGGGCACTTCTTATTGGTGAGGAGCCATTGGTCCACACACAGTTGATGGAAGAGATGCATACAAGGTAGGCGTCTGTGGAAGAGAGAATATATTGTTAGACAGACTTTGAATTTCATCTTCATAATGAATGAAATGACAATGGAATGAATAAGGAATTAaatgacaatgaacacaattagtTTAATTTGGTTTGTTGAAAGATAGAAACTTAACATTCACACATTACAGTTCTTACATTACACCAACAGAGGGCAGAAACTCACTTAATCACATGAGCACATATTGTATGTTGAGCTCCAGAAATGCCCTCTGAGACCAGTCATTTTCAGACACTCAAAGGATTGGCTTTTCTGCTGATTACTATATTTGGGTGTTGAGAAAATCTCCACGGCATATCAAGAGAAAATGTGGGAAAGGAGTGGTCGTTCTCACACAAAAACAGCCCCGCATTAAAACACACACGCTACAGTAAAACTGTACCTGacgtcctccccttcctccagtATTGACAGACAGATGGTGCATTTCTCCTCTGTGTCTTCGTCCGCCCCCTCATCTTCTTCTTGCTTACCATGCAGCTTTCTCTGTTAATGAAAACACCATTATAGATACACAGCAGCAAAAACAAAGTTCAAACAAAGACAACTCTTATTCACATTATAAAGACGTATTAAACAGGGAAGGCTGAGACCATTTTATGAGGGTTACCGTCAAACACGATAAATGCATTCAGGGTTCACAGGCTGTAAACATTACAGGTATAGACCCAACTTGCGAATAAACTATCCTTTATGACTGATAGAGGGCTTACTGTATACAGTACAAGCATCATGAGGGTGAACACATATCCctatgaggacagagagaatggTCATTTTGTCCTGGCTACAAAACATGTCATCCCTATGATCAAGGTaatatggatttaaaaaaatatatttaaataaatattcccaaaaatctaaaaaatgtttcTACTGCCGAATCCCCTTGCCCCCAACACTACTACCATTAACAACTATAAATGAGCAGAGACATGTTTCCAAATTGAATTTGTTCATTTTTTTCTCACCGAGTCTGAGGTTGCGTGCATATTTTTCCCAATAGTTGCCCATGCTTCAGGGGTTAACTGTTCGTCAATGTCTCGCTCAGTCTCCAACACCTTCTGTATTGGGCAGCAGGTTATTAGGTTActtatttaaatacatttggaaAACTAGATGGAATCTTTCCCTACAATGTTTTCTAAGGCTGAAACATTGGCTGAAAGGGACACTTTCTAGTTTCTACAGCATCTGATTTAACGATAACAATACATTCATATTTTGAAAGGAGCACAAAATAACCACCGAGTGTGCACTCTGTCCCATAATAAAATCTTGTGCAGACATGCACAAAATACATCACATCAAACTACATTACATAGGATAtgttctgaaacacacacacacttttataggAGTGCTCTCACCTTTTTGTACTTGTGTGGGTAAGTGCACCTCTCTATGGTTCCCTGAGAGGCCCCTCGGTTCACAGTCCCCAATCTCTCCTCTAAATGCAGCAGATCCTGAGGAAAAGGGCAGGAAAACAACCCAACATGAGACTGTGCCAACTCAGTTCCACACAGCTCATTATCCACAGCCATAACACCCTCTCAGCTCCTTCATAACTAATTACCAGGGCCAGAGTGTTTCTTCACCACCTGACCTGagcaggaaaaactccaggcacTAGTTACTAGCTCTTTACTAATCAAGTGTCACCTCATAAGTTCGTCCAAATCCAGTCATTCTGGATGAGATGTAGCGAATGTGCGGGTAGGTTACTTCAGACATGCCAGTGTGCTGTGAGGAAGGAGGCAAAACAATTCCATGGAAATATGTTCACTTCAGTGGAGTACAGTCATTTGTTTCTGTGGGCTACAGTTCATGAAGCACATATAGCGATATAGCATTATCAATTAAGTCTGCTGACACTGCTCGACATGGGTATAAATTCCAGCTAGCATTGCCAAAAACAGCATTTTTGATAACCGCAGAAGTCTCACAATTTCATATTTTCGGACATTGTGCATTAACTTTCAACATCTTTTCAAAGGGGCATCCATTGATTTCAGGCAACTGGTTATGTTGAATATGCATGAGAAATGCCATAATTGCCAACGCATTATTCATGTGGCCCAACAAACCATCCTTGAAATAACAGATGTTATAAAGAGAGGGCTAGCATCATTCATCTAAGCCATACTTCTCATGTATTCTAACGTAGGCACGTGTGCTTAGAGTGAGGGTGCCAGTCGTGCACTCACCATGAAGGGGATGGGGAAGTGGTGCAGTCTTGGGGGAGGGTGGTAGTGGGGCAGGTGAGGGTGCAGGTGTCCTGAAGGATATGGCGCCACGGTCACTCCAGCCTCGATACCCAGCTCCCTAGAGAAGAGAACCAGACCAACAACAGTCATCACCAACTCAGGCATTGATGTCACAGGTGCCATTTCAACAGTGAAGATGAGTGACTGACTATATCCTTAGTGCACAGCAGGCCACATATACGTCGGTAAAAATAAAACTCTTGGCCCTACACGCAAGGCATTGGCCATCAACTGCTCTAATTGGTACTGACCACGCAGTCCTCTGCTCAGGTTGGCGTGGGTGGGACGACATGGTCTGGGGCACGTGGATGTGGTGGCCATGGCCGTAGTTGGGGTGCATTCtgtgggggtgtggaggggggcGCTCATGTGCTcgtctggagacagagagagaggtttatCAGAAACACAAGAGGGAAAATACCATAATATTGTCCCTGTAATCAGACAATTGGATGCTACTGTCTGTGCTTGCagttgtgttgctgccatcaGACGGGTTGGACCGGGGCCAGAGGCTACACTCACGTGGGGTGTTGCATCATCCTGCGTCTCTGAACCTCCATCCTCTGCAGCATCTCGTGCTGGTGCAGCCTCTGCACAGAGGTCCCCAGTGCGGGCATGTGGTGCTGCAGGGCCTGGTGCTCCGCGGGCAGGTGTTGGGGGGCACTGGAGCCTGTGAGGTGGTGGGCAGGCAGAGGGGCAGGGGGGGGCGGGGGCACGGCGTGGCCAGGGGGGTGGGAAGGCAGGGGCGTGTGGAAGGGATGGACGGGGTGGGGGATGACGTAGTCACCCTGTGGAGTGggctgaggagggggaggagggttaCCATGGGAATGGGGGCAGGTGTTAGAGGGCTGGTGGTGCAGGGAGCGTGCCAGGGGGGCGTCTgggtgtcagagagacagagcgagaatgGTGGGAGAAAGTTGATAAGTAGTTAGTAACACCTTACCAGATCGCCTTTAAGTCCCCTTCCTAATGATGACacctgatcatcatcatcatcagttaTGACTCTCCTCACTGAAAcatgctgcctggctggctgctcCCTGTGCTGAGCAGGTTTCCCACCTGAGACCCCGGACagacccagcctctctctctgtctgtctgtctgtctcgctccctACTGCAGAGAGAAGGGGGCCGGAGCAGGAATGACTGTCTGACGTGACTGAGTGTAGGCACTAGACAGGTGCGCCAACAGTTCCAATTATCCCTCTAAATATGGCCCCACCAGGGAGCACCGCCACACTCCTCATTCCAAACAGAGCTATTCTGAGGAGAATCAGCAATTAACAGGGCCTGTTTGGTAGCACACCCGCAGCACTTAGCACATTAAACATCAGGTGTTTCTCTTAATTACTATTAGCACTGGGTTTCAAGAGTGCTGTTGTCGGCATAATCTTTCAAGGTCTGGTGGTAATAGTTACTGTATATATCCTAAAGGCTCACATGTTTAGTACAGTAGTATGCAGGTTCTGCATGGGAATAACACACTATAGTTACTACTGCAGCATTTCATTTTCCTATCAAATCAACACTTAAACAATAGAAACCACACAAATCTAACCCCAAAATAACTTCACCCACCAAAATAAAAGGCCATCTCCCTTTTGGTACAGATGTAGCTCTACTCACAGGAGGGGTGCATGAAGTGCCTGCAGGTGGATAGCTGTGGCTgtggctgaggctgggccaccatgGCTGAGCTGAAGGAGTCCACCACTGCGCTGGGCTGGCTGGGCCCTGGCCCTGTTGCATTCTGGGAGTTGTAGGCAGCGGGCCGAGACGTGGAGCCTGGACAGCACGGGTCAAAGGCTGAGGTGCCATGGAAACTACCGGCCCCGCTGCTCCGCAAGCCACTGTTGCTCAGGTCCACCGGTAGAGTCTGCttgggaggggagagacagagacaggagggttGGCGAGGAGGGGAATGAAAAGGAAAGTATAGGGgtgagagatacagggaggggaGGTATGGAGAGAGTAGAACCAGACTATGATGTTATGGTGCTATTGTCTGACTCTGATCTCTGTAGTGACAGAATATATAACTAACCAGTAGAACACTAAACTAAAACCACAGGGCTTCATGGTCCAGCCACCACAAAGCACAAGATACAAGTACAAGACAATGGGCTTCACAGTTTAGACTGCAGTAAACCGGCTGAGAAAATGCAATCTAGGTGATGGAGTTTCAAATCATAGTAGCAGCCCTCCCTCGTTGAattattcaaataaataatcatatttAGACTGATGCATAAAACATGACTTATTCACCTTATGCAGGCAGTATGTCTCCTTTCTCTGAGCTGTAGCTGAGGGCGGTACCTACATGTAGGCCAAGCCCATCAAAGGGCACAGCATTTTGCCTCACCCATGAAACTACTTCCTCCTTTTCATGGTAGAGACCTGACGGCCCAGTTTTGAATACTTGCCCCAGCCCTGCATGAATTATGTAGGAATCAGAGAGTATcaagacagagagacggaggtcTATGGAGGGAGCCCCTAACCTGACCTGCAGACACAGCCCTCTCAACCCCAACCCAACTCATTACACTTTAACCACACACTGCACCACTTTGATGGTAAATAATACAATCCAGCAGCTCCTAACAATTAGCAGAATTTAAATGATTCAGCGGTGAATCTGGCTTCAAGGGAGGTTGCCAGCTAGATCCTTTGCAATGTTTTTGTTAAGATATCAGTTATTTGTCTGTTTCAGTTCCTATTCTGTTTTTTCCTTCTTTAATCACCTTGAATCTGATTCATTGGCAGATATTGATGGAGCCGTTTGTTTAGACACACAAAGACTTAGTCAAAGATACATTTGAATGCGATGGTGACATctgccagggagaacatggcttgcATGGTTTACTAAAACTATAAATGATTCCTAATTTATCTCCAGCTATTGTGGGAGGAAAGGGCAGTCTTCTATCTCCTCAGATTCTATTCATTTAGCCTACTTTTATAGATTTTGGGCAAGAAAGAAAATATGATCAAATACTTtcatgactttaaaaaaaaatctcattttaataTGGAATATATTTATAAAATGTTACTGCTATAAGAAATGCATAAATTCTCTGGTCGATATATTAAAGTTGGGGAAATCAAAAAAAGGAAGCAGAAGTAACAGCCAAACCTCCAATGTGTTGATGCTCAGGCCTACCTGGTCGTGGTATTGGGTGGAGCTGCTGCTGCTGACCCCTCCCCCTCTGCATGGTGCAGGCAGGGCAGTGGGCCTCTCTAGGGGGCAGCTGGGCTCAGGAAAGGGCAGAGTGGTTGGAGGTGGGTGCTGAGGCacatggtgatggtggtggtggaagtgGTGGGCGTGGCTGTGCTGCTGGGAGCCCGGCTGCTGGGGGGGCTGGGCCTGCAGGCAGCTGGAATGGCCCAGGGTCATGTGACCAGGGGAGGGCCCTCCGCAGGGGGAGTGCTGCGGGCAGCAGGAGGGTAACCTGGGCATGGCCGCGCCCCCACTCTCTCCTGCCACGCCAGACGATCCTCTTCTGCTCTCATCTGATAGAGATGGAAAACACCTTTAAGCTTCCCTCATTATTCATAGATGAGATTCCCATAGATGACCCACAGGGAAGATGAATAAACTTATAAAGGCACACAAGGTTGACATCATGGCTTTCTGGAGAGTCTATGGTCTGACTTACCCTCCGTGCCTGCAGCACCCCTTGGCCCCTGTGCCAGCGTGCTGTCTGGGGCTGGGCCTTGACCAGGGCAGCTGGTGGAGGGGCCTAGGGCATCGTGGGGCTCTGAGGTAGAGGTATgatgagaggaggatgaagaggaggagctgACAGTCTGAGGGTGAATGCTGTCAGAGGTGGATGGCACAACAGAGAGATCTGAGATAGGGAAAAGAGACAGGTAAACAGATTTAATAGGTGGGAATTCATTACGTAGCACAcatccatctctgtgtgtgtgtgtgtgtgtgtgtgtgtgtgtgtgtgtgtgtgtgtgtgtgtgtgtgtgtgtgtgtgtgtgtgtgtgtgtgtgtgtgtgtgtgtgtgtgtgtgtgtgtgtgtgtgtgtgtgtgtgcgtgcgtgcgtgcgtgcgtgcgtgcgtgcgtgcgtgcgtgcgtgcgtgcgtgcgtgcgtgcgtgcgtgcgtgcgtgcgtgcgtgcgtgcgtgcggcagggtttccattaggaaaATGTGGCGGCGGACATTTGACCGGCAGCATTTTAATTTACCGGACATGTGAGAAATTTAccagacccatatgcattgggtgcataACCTATTAGAGTGTCCACCCTCAGTGCTCAGAACGACAGAAATCACTAACAGAACACGCAAGTCAAGGAAGCAATGATGTGCCGTCCTCCTTACCAAATTCTGATGTGCACTTTAAAGAagttagaataactgtccacatctacttttcctcagccaacgaacagcaaaatcactagcctgtcaatctactatcctccACAGTAGAacagttgacctattctattggtcagcttgtcgagaaagAAATTGCCTGTTCCAAACACTCTGGGGTAGTTGTGGGACGATAGATTCCAAATTCATTACAACCAGTAATGTCTAGGCTACATAAAACAAACCTTAAAAAGCAATGAGTCTGATGCAACAGACCAGAACGttcagcttaaaatgttgatcaactaTTATATGCGCACAATGCAGAAAGCTACACGGGAATGTTCGTTCAATAACccaattagcgggaaaacacttGTCAAAAGGGCCCTGCACACGTGATTGCAGAAATTTAGAAAAAGGGGAGATGTAATATGCAACAacttgctaatatgactaggattgtgccttggaatactggacaatgaaagaaagttgatataAATGAATTGCCACCACGGATATGGTCTGATTTTGGCtcggctactttgaagcaaggtaagagaTGCCTCATATGTATTAAaatgttcaggtttcaaacaattaagtatgttttcaaagtgcatactgcctccagctaaTTGCAAAGAGGTGTGTGACGCGCTGATGAAGTCTGCCTTCTGTTGCCTAAGCATTTACTGTTAGAGATGCTATAGCAGCAGCTCTCACGCTCTGACAGATTTTACACTCaaaggctctgtatctgtatgcTGTAGGCATGTGATAAATAAGATATTCCTACACAACGAATATACACAGCGTGaacaaggtgaatccaggtgaaaactatgatgtcacttgtcaaatccacttcaaatcagtgtagataaaggggaggagacaaggcttaaaaatccttctttaacctaagacatgtgtgccattcagagggtgaatgggcaagacaaaatatttaagtgcctttgaacggggtatagtagcaggagcaccggtttgtgtcaagaaccgcAACGCTGATGATGGATTTTTCACGATCAGCAGTTtcccgtgtgcatcaagaatggtccaccacccaaaagacatcagGGCCaatttgacaactgtgggaagcattggagtaaacatgggccagcatcactgtggaacgctttcgacaccttctagagtccatgccccgacgaattgaggctgttctgggggtaAAATGGGGTTCAACTGAAtattaaggtgttcctaatgttttgtacactctgtaaGCCTACTATACACACTGCAATTTTATCTgcttttctatttatttattttttttaatcgccCAAAAGCTGGCTATTACcgcctaacggaaaccctggtgtgtAGACTGGCTGCAGTGCCTTGGCAGCCAGGGAGAAGAAGATACCTCATTAGCATTCCACAGTGTGAGCTCCATCTGCTTTTCATACTCACAAATTAATTTCTCCTCCAAAGAAATGCAAATAGGCTCATATCTCACACTGCTCTGTTATTCTGTTATCAGTCACACGGTGCGAGACCATAAAGAGAATGCACCAAATTGGACTTTTAAGTCACACTAATGCTTTGGTCTGGTTTGCTAATGCCTCAGGTTAGAGGGCAAACTGGTCTGGGAAAACATAGCCATTAGCCAGAGATATGCAGGATGTTGGAATGGTAAAGCCATTACAAAAACAGTCAGTCCACACCTGATATATTCAAATTATAATAAATAGAATATAATGTGTTtttcatttaaataaataaaaacaaatgaacaACTAGACAGGGAAACTGAAACAAAGAACCCATTTTTAAAAAGGTGTATATGCAATGGCTTGGGGCTGTCATGAATGTATGAACTGAACTGGAGTAGGGCCTATACATCTGGTGAGAATAATGTACGTATATAAATTGGAGATGATTAAATACACAGCTCTTCAATGGACTTTGTAATTCAATGTAGGCTATACTCATCAGGAGTCGGCTGTATATCCCCTAAATCCAGAGTGAAACTCTTTACCCACAAAAGCTTTAACACCACCAGGTGCATTTCATTCCTTGTGCCTAATGCATCCACATTAACAATGAAGAGCATGCTTCTGGCTACTGCTCCAGTGGCTGGCATCACTGTGACATTTTATGATAGAATTGACAGTATGAAACGACATGCATCAGAAGTGCAATGGGTTGATATGTAAAAGCCAACCAATGAAAGAGCAGACGCTCTCAGGGGCACAGTCGCTATTAATATCCCTCCATTTGATGAAAAGATACAGATGAATCATTATTAAAACAGTGCTCGCTTACGGGAACATTTCAAATTGAATTGTGATGACAGGACAATTCTTATTCAAGTTAGCGACAGCCACTCACTCCCAGGTTTGGAGAGATGTGTGGAAGAAGCTAGCTAATCCTATTAAACAATAGAGTGTGAATGACAGTATTTCATTTGACATGTAATATTTCCCAACTCCCTACAGTGTTGAGCTGGATCATGTAAGAAAGCATTAGACTCATCAAAATCCACATTCATATGCTGTGCGACAGTCCGGCTATCGTATGCAGCATCTAGGAAAAAGCTGTTCCCCAATGTAAATGATTTTTACACACATAATCACCAGATCTATTTTTTTTCTGCCTCAAGAGTAAACTTGcttctctgtatgtgtgtgtgagagagagtgagacacagacacacagagagagagtgagacacagacacacagagagagagagtgagacacagacacacagagagaaagagtgagacagacacacagagagagagagtgagacacagacacacagagagagagagtgagacacagacacacagagagagagagtgagacacagacacacagagagagagagagtatttgcAACCCTTTGTATGTTGTTCATATAAAAATGACTGTTCTTCTTAAGAGGACAAATGCCTCAGAGGACTACTGTAAACTCGCCTTTGTGTTGAAGGACGAATGAGCCTAGCTTTGAAAGAAAAGACAGTGGAAAAACAGAGGCCTGAGTCTAAGTCTATGACCTCTATGTGACTGTTGCATCATATAGTTCAtctcagagtggtattgcgggtCGGCACGTCCTCATGCTCACCATCCTCATCCACTGTGAGGTCCACCACCTCCCCGGCGCTCTGGCGCAGAGGCTGGATGACGGTAGAGAGGCGGTGGCGGCCGCGGGGCTCCTGGGGCCGGTTCTGGGAGCAGCTGGGGCCCCAGTACATCCTGCCATGGCCCCCCACCGAGCGAGGCCtgtggacacaaacacacagccagttagcgaggaaggagaggagaggggggtaaaCAACCAGATTAAACAAGGCTTCAGTTCAGACTGACTGGGACCACGCTGATAATGCCAGGTTATCTGGACCCTGGGCTACGGTATTGTAACAATTCTATGATATATTGCTGACCACACAGCCCTCTCACTGGAGACCAGTGGTCAGTGGACGAGACCCAGTCCATAGGACTTCATGGAGAAGTGAGAAAATCCAGACAACTCAGCCCGATTTTCCTCCCGAAGCAAATCTCTTGCTTTCCCAGCCTGATCGTCCTTTAAATAAATATATgatccattcctctcaaaaattttagaaaaggctgttgcgcaacaactcactgccttcctgaagacaaacaatgtatacgaaatgcttcagtctggttttagaccccatcatagcactgagacggcacttgtgaaggtggtaaatgacattttaatggcatcggaccgaggctctgcatctgtcctcgtgctcctagaccttagtgctgcttttgataccatcgatcaccacattcttttggagagattggaaacccaaattggtctacacggacaagttctggcctggtttagatcttatctgtcggaaagatatcagtttgtctctgtgaatggtttgtcctctgacaaatcaactgtaaatttcggtgttcctcaaggttccgttttaggaccactattgttttcactatatattttacctcttggggatgtcattcgaaaacataatgttaactttcactgctatgcggatgacacacagctgtacatttcaattaaacatggtgaagccccaaaattgcccttgctagaagaatgtgtttcagacataaggaagtggatggctgcaaactttctacttttaaactcggacaaaacagagatgcttgttctaggtcccaagaaacaaagagatcttctgttgaatctgacaattaatcttaatggttgtacagtcgtctcaaataaaactgtgaaggacctcggcgttactctggaccctgatctctcttttgaagaacatatcaagaccatttcaaggacagcttttttccatctacgtaacattgcaaaaatcagaaactttctgtccaaaaatgatgcagaaaaattaatccatgcttttgtcacttccaggttagactactgcaatgctctactttccggctacccggataaagcactaaataaacttcagttagtgctaaatacggctgctagaatcctgactagaaccaaaaaatttgatcatattactccagtgctagcctctctacactggcttcctgtcaaagcaagggctgatttcaaggttttactgctaacctacaaagcattacatgggcttgctcctacctatctctctgatttggtcctgccgtacatacctacacgtacgctacggtcacaagacgcaggcctcctaattgtccctagaatttttaagcaaacagctggaggcagggctttctcctatagagctccatttttatggaacggtctgcctacccatgt
It contains:
- the LOC139411470 gene encoding E3 ubiquitin-protein ligase Arkadia-like isoform X3; protein product: MKSEVPSEAQGRQEHLKGPLANPEPMETAKSFPANMEVIGKAGSEFAPLCADTRHRPLRDIGARRDPDRGLPGRKKRKSQQPGPSDCSLKEGRVSEGSLPLQRHQPDLLERRSEDERNPESSFSDCASSPSSSLRFGDSDTMSSEEEVEAGGTGAAGGPQPTQQAPVSTTGGGTGVGLRTILGRTRGSRSHKWARSEVEPVLLKRPCLGGRRSLHRKRIVKPGSGGIQRTQKQKERLLLQRKKREVIARRKYALLHSTSSSSEELTSGSSSPSSTEAEDELYVDGSSSSQPSSAAVATVSLDEDVVVIEATPAPPVPASEEINVTSTDSEVEIVNVGDGFRPRSVGGHGRMYWGPSCSQNRPQEPRGRHRLSTVIQPLRQSAGEVVDLTVDEDDLSVVPSTSDSIHPQTVSSSSSSSSHHTSTSEPHDALGPSTSCPGQGPAPDSTLAQGPRGAAGTEDESRRGSSGVAGESGGAAMPRLPSCCPQHSPCGGPSPGHMTLGHSSCLQAQPPQQPGSQQHSHAHHFHHHHHHVPQHPPPTTLPFPEPSCPLERPTALPAPCRGGGVSSSSSTQYHDQQTLPVDLSNSGLRSSGAGSFHGTSAFDPCCPGSTSRPAAYNSQNATGPGPSQPSAVVDSFSSAMVAQPQPQPQLSTCRHFMHPSYAPLARSLHHQPSNTCPHSHGNPPPPPQPTPQGDYVIPHPVHPFHTPLPSHPPGHAVPPPPPAPLPAHHLTGSSAPQHLPAEHQALQHHMPALGTSVQRLHQHEMLQRMEVQRRRMMQHPTRAHERPPPHPHRMHPNYGHGHHIHVPQTMSSHPRQPEQRTAWELGIEAGVTVAPYPSGHLHPHLPHYHPPPRLHHFPIPFMHTGMSEVTYPHIRYISSRMTGFGRTYEDLLHLEERLGTVNRGASQGTIERCTYPHKYKKVLETERDIDEQLTPEAWATIGKNMHATSDSRKLHGKQEEDEGADEDTEEKCTICLSILEEGEDVRRLPCMHLFHQLCVDQWLLTNKKCPICRVDIEAQLSAVES
- the LOC139411470 gene encoding E3 ubiquitin-protein ligase Arkadia-like isoform X1; the encoded protein is MKSEVPSEAQGRQEHLKGPLANPEPMETAKSFPANMEVIGKAGSEFAPLCADTRHRPLRDIGARRDPDRGLPGRKKRKSQQPGPSDCSLKEGRVSEGSLPLQRHQPDLLERRSEDERNPESSFSDCASSPSSSLRFGDSDTMSSEEEVEAGGTGAAGGPQPTQQAPVSTTGGGTGVGLRTILGRTRGSRSHKWARSEVEPVLLKRPCLGGRRSLHRKRIVKPGSGGIQRTQKQKERLLLQRKKREVIARRKYALLHSTSSSSEELTSGSSSPSSTEAEDELYVDGSSSSQPSSAAVATVSLDEDVVVIEATPAPPVPASEEINVTSTDSEVEIVNVGDGFRPRSVGGHGRMYWGPSCSQNRPQEPRGRHRLSTVIQPLRQSAGEVVDLTVDEDDLSVVPSTSDSIHPQTVSSSSSSSSHHTSTSEPHDALGPSTSCPGQGPAPDSTLAQGPRGAAGTEDESRRGSSGVAGESGGAAMPRLPSCCPQHSPCGGPSPGHMTLGHSSCLQAQPPQQPGSQQHSHAHHFHHHHHHVPQHPPPTTLPFPEPSCPLERPTALPAPCRGGGVSSSSSTQYHDQQTLPVDLSNSGLRSSGAGSFHGTSAFDPCCPGSTSRPAAYNSQNATGPGPSQPSAVVDSFSSAMVAQPQPQPQLSTCRHFMHPSYAPLARSLHHQPSNTCPHSHGNPPPPPQPTPQGDYVIPHPVHPFHTPLPSHPPGHAVPPPPPAPLPAHHLTGSSAPQHLPAEHQALQHHMPALGTSVQRLHQHEMLQRMEVQRRRMMQHPTRAHERPPPHPHRMHPNYGHGHHIHVPQTMSSHPRQPEQRTAWELGIEAGVTVAPYPSGHLHPHLPHYHPPPRLHHFPIPFMHTGMSEVTYPHIRYISSRMTGFGRTYEDLLHLEERLGTVNRGASQGTIERCTYPHKYKKKVLETERDIDEQLTPEAWATIGKNMHATSDSRKLHGKQEEDEGADEDTEEKCTICLSILEEGEDVRRLPCMHLFHQLCVDQWLLTNKKCPICRVDIEAQLSAVES
- the LOC139411470 gene encoding E3 ubiquitin-protein ligase Arkadia-like isoform X2, whose amino-acid sequence is MKSEVPSEAQGRQEHLKGPLANPEPMETAKSFPANMEVIGKAGSEFAPLCADTRHRPLRDIGARRDPDRGLPGRKKRKSQQPGPSDCSLKEGRVSEGSLPLQRHQPDLLERRSEDERNPESSFSDCASSPSSSLRFGDSDTMSSEEEVEAGGTGAAGGPQPTQQAPVSTTGGGTGVGLRTILGRTRGSRSHKWARSEVEPVLLKRPCLGGRRSLHRKRIVKPGSGGIQRTQKQKERLLLQRKKREVIARRKYALLHSTSSSSEELTSGSSSPSSTEAEDELYVDGSSSSQPSSAAVATVSLDEDVVVIEATPAPPVPASEEINVTSTDSEVEIVNVGDGFRPRSVGGHGRMYWGPSCSQNRPQEPRGRHRLSTVIQPLRQSAGEVVDLTVDEDDLSVVPSTSDSIHPQTVSSSSSSSSHHTSTSEPHDALGPSTSCPGQGPAPDSTLAQGPRGAAGTEDESRRGSSGVAGESGGAAMPRLPSCCPQHSPCGGPSPGHMTLGHSSCLQAQPPQQPGSQQHSHAHHFHHHHHHVPQHPPPTTLPFPEPSCPLERPTALPAPCRGGGVSSSSSTQYHDQTLPVDLSNSGLRSSGAGSFHGTSAFDPCCPGSTSRPAAYNSQNATGPGPSQPSAVVDSFSSAMVAQPQPQPQLSTCRHFMHPSYAPLARSLHHQPSNTCPHSHGNPPPPPQPTPQGDYVIPHPVHPFHTPLPSHPPGHAVPPPPPAPLPAHHLTGSSAPQHLPAEHQALQHHMPALGTSVQRLHQHEMLQRMEVQRRRMMQHPTRAHERPPPHPHRMHPNYGHGHHIHVPQTMSSHPRQPEQRTAWELGIEAGVTVAPYPSGHLHPHLPHYHPPPRLHHFPIPFMHTGMSEVTYPHIRYISSRMTGFGRTYEDLLHLEERLGTVNRGASQGTIERCTYPHKYKKKVLETERDIDEQLTPEAWATIGKNMHATSDSRKLHGKQEEDEGADEDTEEKCTICLSILEEGEDVRRLPCMHLFHQLCVDQWLLTNKKCPICRVDIEAQLSAVES